The Montipora foliosa isolate CH-2021 chromosome 1, ASM3666993v2, whole genome shotgun sequence genome has a window encoding:
- the LOC137999203 gene encoding 52 kDa repressor of the inhibitor of the protein kinase-like — translation MLGPLAKTQERHLDQGPIHVYMQFQFNVIFRVTEENISTEGEPPAKASRARLSETESEQTSSRQQSSESRQSERADDVETRERQDSAVEQRQVSSENFNQGEDQGPVTAAPYDVSKIIDHAFVDSLSDAEKVQFLEKSWRPPPNSILDKQVINRAGKTVTTKFQTKWLDQRNWLAYSANPLHCGGWCKLCLLFLTTKEKDAALGAFVKSAFKNYSKSKEKLDSHESADYHKRAEERGLYAKTQLQNIANRIDVQLNKVTNQNIESNEAILPHIVDAARLCAVQQIPFRGHRDDKIQFTQEPTDNEGNFTAIIRLLAKSNPGLKDHLEHGPQNARYTSKTIQNEVIAVMANLIRDYFCQCLEKCPHFSLIADETTSHGREILSVCLRFLDFVEDPCCPIKREVLIDLCDLTRTTGKAIATALTESLKKHKIDIANCRGQAYDTTSSMSSSKKGVQAEIAKCAPDADYQGCCLHALNLAICHACEIRPIQNMMDSCRELYSFFDNSPKRQRFLDIVIDVLGKGETKKRKLKNLCKTRWIERHSTFETIYDLYEYVVTTLGG, via the exons ATGCTGGGTCCCCTAGCAAAAACACAGGAACGGCATCTTGATCAGGGACCAATACACGTTTACATGCAG TTTcaatttaatgttattttcagAGTAACAGAAGAGAACATCTCAACCGAAGGCGAGCCTCCTGCCAAAGCTAGTAGAGCACG ACTTTCAGAGACTGAGTCTGAGCAGACTTCAAGTCGACAACAAAGTAGCGAAAGCCGCCAAAGTGAACGTGCTGATGACGTTGAAACACG AGAACGCCAAGACAGTGCTGTTGAGCAGCGACAAGTGAGTTCAG AAAACTTTAATCAAGGGGAAGATCAAGGTCCAGTTACAGCGGCGCCATACGATGTCAGCAAAATCATCGACCATGCATTTGTTGATTCTCTAAGCGATGCGGAAAAAGTGCAGTTCCTCGAAAAAAGCTGGCGACCTCCGCCTAATTCGATACTTGATAAGCAAGTAATAAATCGTGCTGGAAAAACTGTCACCACTAAGTTCCAAACAAAATGGCTAGACCAGCGAAATTGGCTTGCGTATAGTGCCAATCCTTTGCATTGTGGCGGATGGTGCAAACTGTGTTTGCTCTTCTTAACCACAAAAGAGAAGGACGCAGCGTTGGGGGCATTTGTTAAATCAGCTTTTAAGAATTATAGCAAGTCAAAGGAAAAGCTTGATTCACATGAATCAGCAGACTACCACAAGAGAGCAGAAGAACGTGGATTGTACGCGAAAACCCAGCTGCAAAACATTGCTAACCGTATAGATGTTCAATTAAACAAAGTAACAAATCAAAATATTGAAAGTAATGAGGCCATACTTCCCCATATCGTCGACGCTGCTCGCTTATGCGCAGTGCAGCAGATTCCTTTTAGAGGACACAGAGATGACAAAATACAGTTTACGCAAGAGCCTACCGACAATGAGGGCAACTTTACCGCCATCATTCGTTTATTAGCTAAAAGTAATCCTGGTCTCAAGGATCACCTTGAACATGGCCCACAGAATGCCCGCTATACAAGTAAGACCATCCAAAACGAAGTAATAGCAGTAATGGCCAACTTAATTCGTGACTACTTTTGTCAATGTCTTGAGAAGTGTccccatttttctttaattgctgATGAGACGACATCCCATGGGCGAGAAATTTTGTCAGTGTGCCTTCGATTTCTGGATTTTGTCGAGGATCCATGCTGCCCAATAAAGCGTGAAGTGCTCATCGACTTGTGTGACCTCACTAGGACTACTGGGAAGGCCATAGCCACGGCACTCacagaaagcttgaaaaagCATAAGATTGATATAGCTAATTGCAGAGGTCAGGCTTATGACACGACATCATCCATGAGTTCAAGCAAAAAAGGTGTTCAAGCCGAAATCGCCAAATGTGCACCCGACGCTGACTATCAAGGATGCTGCCTGCATGCATTGAATCTTGCAATTTGTCATGCTTGCGAAATAAGACCGATACAAAACATGATGGACAGTTGCCGTGAATTGTACAGTTTTTTCGACAACTCCCCAAAAAGGCAACGCTTTTTGGATATTGTTATTGACGTCTTGGGAAAAGGTGAGACCAAAAAACGGAAATTGAAAAACTTGTGCAAAACAAGATGGATTGAGCGTCACTCAACGTTTGAAACAATCTACGATCTATACGAATATGTGGTCACTACCCTAGGAGGATGA
- the LOC137999150 gene encoding 52 kDa repressor of the inhibitor of the protein kinase-like — translation MKSFGHIFCFVCAMDMLEPMRPLVSALQGRLVEVYFGFKKVEEVMNSYTDIRSGIDKWFERLYTKVLRLSELVGSAEERPRVNRRGATPAETAKEYWKRAVAIPFLDIVSSELKSRFSHEKRAHYELCALVPEVISKKDENAVTSLLNVLKEKWEHILPLPAAFESELFRWSNHWKRQEAMPDESVTSIIASHADGIFFPNIRELLKILAVLPIGSTEAERSFSCLRRLHTWLRSTMTTDRLSDLSVIAMHGNTMVAVETDSMVVAVETDSICRAFMKLHPRRMTEPSLFGQ, via the coding sequence ATGAAAAGCTTTGGGCacattttctgttttgtgtGCGCGATGGACATGCTGGAACCAATGAGACCACTTGTTAGTGCACTCCAAGGTCGCCTCGTAGAAGTCTATTTTGGCTTCAAAAAAGTGGAGGAGGTCATGAATTCCTATACTGACATTCGGAGTGGCATAGATAAGTGGTTCGAGCGTTTGTACACGAAAGTTTTGCGTCTTTCAGAGTTGGTTGGATCGGCTGAAGAGCGACCACGTGTTAATCGTAGGGGTGCCACTCCAGCAGAAACGGCTAAGGAGTACTGGAAGCGCGCTGTCGCAATACCGTTTTTAGACATAGTTTCATCGGAATTGAAGTCCCGTTTCAGCCACGAAAAGCGAGCTCATTATGAGCTGTGTGCCCTCGTGCCAGAGGTAATCAGCAAAAAAGATGAAAACGCTGTAACTAGCCTTCTCAACGTTCTGAAAGAGAAATGGGAGCATATTCTTCCGCTACCTGCGGCGTTTGAAAGTGAGCTGTTTCGCTGGTCGAATCATTGGAAGAGGCAAGAAGCTATGCCAGATGAATCCGTTACATCCATTATAGCTAGCCATGCAGATGGTATTTTCTTCCCCAATATACGTGAGCTGCTAAAGATTCTGGCTGTCTTACCTATTGGAAGCACCGAGGCCGAAAGGTCATTCTCCTGTCTCCGCAGACTCCACACCTGGCTGAGATCGACAATGACCACGGACAGACTCTCTGATTTGTCCGTCATCGCCATGCATGGTAACACGATGGTTGCTGTGGAGACCGACAGCATGGTGGTTGCTGTGGAGACCGACAGCATTTGCCGAGCATTTATGAAACTCCATCCAAGAAGGATGACGGAACCATCACTTTTTGGGCAGTAA